Within Halococcus sediminicola, the genomic segment GCGACGCCCGATGGCAATCCCATCGCCGTACGCGATTACACCGTGCACTACGCCGAGAACGTCACCAACCGGCAGGTGTCGGTGGTTGACGTTGCGGCGTTCGGCGAGAGTACGACCGTCAACGCCAGCGGCGTCGTCGTGGCGAGCGAGCGCCGACACCTCTGGACGACCGCCGTCAGAGCCTCGCGCCTGCAGTTCGCCGGCTGTGCGACCGTCCGTGTCGGCGGTCTCGGCTGGGAGGAGCGAGTGCGAGTCTTACGCACCGGCTGGCGGACGGGCGGCGAGCGGGCTTACAAAGTTCGATTCGAGCACGGCAATCACAGCCGACTCGCCTACCGCTCCGAACCGGCGACCGCCGACGCGACGATCCGGAACAAGAACGTCTCGGTAGTCCCTCGACGGAAGGGGTTCGGGCTGGTCGTCTCACGGGAAAACCGAACGGTTGGGCGCGTGCCGCTCCCGAGAAACGGAACCGCGCGCGCCGCGAACCTCACCTTCAGCCGCGAGGGCCGGGACCTGTTCGTCACGGCCGGCGAGACGCGCGTTCGGGTGGCAAAACGAGAGACGTACGAGTGAGTCCTGCGTATCGAGTGGGGTTCGCCGCCCGACTACGCCCACTCGATGCGGAAGAGTTCGGCGTCGACGGTGTGTGAGTCCGCGTCGTGGAAGTCGAACTGCTTGGGGAGATCGAGTTCGGCGCGGAACGAGCGCGTGACCGTCCCGTCGTTGTCGGCGGCGAACGATGCGACGAAATCCCGACTGCCGGCGTTGTGCACCGAATACGAGACGTCGCCCACGCGGGCGGCCGTGGCGAGGAACGCACGATCCGCGTGTTCGCTGTCGTTCTGTGCGCCGAATGGAGGGTTCATCACCACGGTCGTCCCTCCATCCGTGTCGAGCGGCGCGTCGGTCGCGTCGGCGCGCAGCCACGAGATGTCGGCTGCCGTGCCGACCCGTCCCTCGTTGTCGCGCGCCGTCGAGAGCGGATTGGGGTCGATGTCGACGCCGACCACCCCCGTGGGGCCCCTGAGTGCGGCCGCGAGCGCGAGCATCCCGGTTCCAGTCCCCAAATCGACGACGAACCGGCCCTCGATGTCGCCCTGCAGGTCGGCGTCGTGGACCAGTCTGGCCGCCAGTTCGGGCGGCGTTCGGTACTGCTCCAGGCTCGCCTGCGGGTTCTCGAAGCCGGCGACGACGGCGAGTTGCTGGGCCAGCGCGCTCACGGAACTCATCGCCGACCATACCCAATGGGCATACGAAAACCTTTCCACATACATCGGAGTTATCCGAGGGGTAGAACTACGTCGGTGGCCACCGTTCGACCGACCGGATGGACGAACCCGACCCACAGGTGCAGCAACTGCTCGATTTCATCGACCAACAGCGCGCGCCGCCGACCCACGGCATGTCGGTTCCGACCGCCCGCGCTCGCCTCGACGAACTGTTCGCGACGCCCGATCCCGAACCGGTCGGCGGGGTCGAAAACTTCTCTATCGAGGGGCCCGGCGGCCCGCTTCCCGTTCGGGTGTACGCCCCCGAGACGGGCACGGAGCCGTACGGCGTGTTCGTCACCTTTCATGGCGGTGGGTGGGTCGTCGGCAGCCTCGACACCCACGACCCGGTCTGTCGCGCGCTCGCAAACGCCGCCGAATGTCTCGTCGTCTCGGTCGACTACCGCCTCGCACCCGAACATCCGTTCCCGGCGGCCGCCGAGGACTGCTATGCGGCCGTCGAGTGGGCCGCCGAATACGCCGACGAACTCGGCGGCGACCCCGAGCGCATCGCCGTCGGCGGCGACAGCGCGGGCGGCAACCTCACGGCTGCGGTCACGCTCATGGCCCGCGACCGCGACGGGCCTGAACTGTGTCACCAGTCGCTCGTCTATCCGGCGGTCAACTCCCCCGTGTTGAAGCGATTCGACTCCTACGAGGAGAACGCCGAGGGCTACCTCCTCGAATACGGCAGCATCGAGTGGTACTACGAGCGCTACGTCCAGCGCGCGACCGACGCGCGCAACGAGTACGTCGCACCGCTGCTGGCGCGCGATCTATCGAGCCTTCCACCGGCGACAGTCCTTACTGCGGGGTTCGACCCACTGCGCGACGAGGGCTTCACCTACGCCGATCGCCTCGATGCGGCGGGCGTTTCGGTCACGCACGAGCACTTCGAGGGGATGGTCCACGGGTTCGTCAATCTCGTCGACACCATCGATCGCAGCCGCGACGCCATCGGGTTGCTCGCCGACGACCTCGAAGAAGCGTTCGCCGGGTAGGTGGTCGGTGCGCGAACCGATTGCGGAGAATCAGGCGGCGTTCGTCGAGACGAGACTGCTGGCGACGGCGGCCAGTTCACCGGCGTCGGCCTCGGCGAGGCGCTCGTCGCCGAGCAGCAGCCGCAGGCGCGGGCGACCGACGTCGATGGGGACTTTCGTCGTGTCGAGCAGCCCCATCTCCTCTAGCCGGGTCTTCGTCCGCGAGAAGGTGGCCTTGCTGGCGACGCCGGTGTCCTCACCCCACTTCGAGATGTCGTAGAGCAGT encodes:
- a CDS encoding METTL5 family protein, coding for MSSVSALAQQLAVVAGFENPQASLEQYRTPPELAARLVHDADLQGDIEGRFVVDLGTGTGMLALAAALRGPTGVVGVDIDPNPLSTARDNEGRVGTAADISWLRADATDAPLDTDGGTTVVMNPPFGAQNDSEHADRAFLATAARVGDVSYSVHNAGSRDFVASFAADNDGTVTRSFRAELDLPKQFDFHDADSHTVDAELFRIEWA
- a CDS encoding alpha/beta hydrolase, with protein sequence MDEPDPQVQQLLDFIDQQRAPPTHGMSVPTARARLDELFATPDPEPVGGVENFSIEGPGGPLPVRVYAPETGTEPYGVFVTFHGGGWVVGSLDTHDPVCRALANAAECLVVSVDYRLAPEHPFPAAAEDCYAAVEWAAEYADELGGDPERIAVGGDSAGGNLTAAVTLMARDRDGPELCHQSLVYPAVNSPVLKRFDSYEENAEGYLLEYGSIEWYYERYVQRATDARNEYVAPLLARDLSSLPPATVLTAGFDPLRDEGFTYADRLDAAGVSVTHEHFEGMVHGFVNLVDTIDRSRDAIGLLADDLEEAFAG